Proteins from a genomic interval of Streptomyces sp. NBC_01445:
- a CDS encoding PPOX class F420-dependent oxidoreductase produces MTTEPTSPVLAPLVKQYTVLLTSHKKDGTGVGTPVNLVVEGDHAYFRTYGKAWKVKRLRRNPEVEIAPSTLRGAPTGPEFKARVRLLDEGGEEAKHAARLLRHKHPVMHGVAVPLAHKVQRDRTLHYEVRVVEE; encoded by the coding sequence ATGACGACTGAACCGACGAGCCCGGTGCTCGCACCCCTGGTCAAGCAGTACACGGTCCTGCTCACGTCCCACAAGAAGGACGGCACGGGCGTCGGCACCCCCGTGAACCTCGTCGTCGAGGGTGACCACGCGTACTTCCGCACGTACGGCAAGGCGTGGAAGGTCAAGCGTCTGCGCCGCAACCCCGAGGTGGAGATCGCCCCCTCCACCCTGCGCGGCGCCCCCACGGGCCCCGAGTTCAAGGCCCGGGTCCGGCTTCTCGACGAGGGCGGCGAGGAGGCGAAGCACGCGGCGAGACTGCTCCGTCACAAGCACCCGGTGATGCACGGCGTCGCGGTCCCGCTGGCGCACAAGGTGCAGCGGGACAGGACGCTGCACTACGAAGTACGGGTCGTCGAGGAGTGA